In Eleutherodactylus coqui strain aEleCoq1 chromosome 4, aEleCoq1.hap1, whole genome shotgun sequence, the following are encoded in one genomic region:
- the RHOBTB1 gene encoding rho-related BTB domain-containing protein 1: MDTDMDYERPNVETIKCVVVGDNAVGKTRLICARACNTTLTQYQLLATHVPTVWAIDQYRVCQEVLERSRDVVDEVSVSLRLWDTFGDHHKDRRFAYGRSDVVVLCFSIANPNSLNHVKTMWAQEIKHFCPRTPVILVGCQLDLRYADLEAVNRARRPLARPIKRGDILPPERGREVAKELGIPYYETSVFDQFGIKDVFDNAIRAALISRRHLQFWKSHLKRVQRPLLQAPFLPPKSPPPVIKIPESNESNINDAGDLLDNPLCADVMFVLQDQNQIFAHKIYLATSSSKFYDLFLMEHEESQNPVERFCKKEKPTKDLLLRTLSLDTDEDTDGASLKPSNACLRISRSDDTLLTSDCEDESWVALSSWSKGFHSMHQEIMLNPISNRTCSVTVVQMDSSIQYGPFKTVLQFLYTGQLDENEKGLMRVAQIAEILEVFDLRMMVENITNKEAFMNQEITKAFHVRKANRIKECLSKSTFSDVTFKLDDGSINAHKPLLICSCEWMAAMFGGSFVESANNEVILPNVGKSSMQAVLDYLYTKQLSCTLDMDPLELIALANRICLPRLVALTEQHAVQELTKAAVSGVDIDQEVLIYLEIAQFHNAHQLAAWCLHHICTNYNSVCSKFRKEIKSKSTENQEYFERQRWPPVWYLKEEDHYQRVKKEREKEDNVLNKHRSRRKWCFWSTSSAAFA; the protein is encoded by the exons ATGGACACTGATATGGACTACGAAAGACCCAATGTTGAAACCATCAAGTGTGTGGTGGTAGGGGACAATGCGGTGGGCAAGACGCGACTCATCTGCGCAAGAGCATGTAACACTACATTAACTCAGTACCAGCTGCTGGCCACCCACGTCCCTACCGTATGGGCAATAGATCAGTATCGAGTATGTCAAGAG GTCCTTGAACGCTCCCGTGACGTAGTTGATGAAGTGAGTGTTTCTCTCAGGCTGTGGGACACCTTTGGGGATCATCACAAGGACAGGCGTTTTGCCTATGGAAG ATCCGATGTTGTTGTTCTGTGCTTCTCCATTGCAAATCCAAATTCCTTAAACCATGTGAAAACGATGTGGGCTCAGGAGATCAAGCATTTTTGCCCCCGCACACCTGTCATTCTAGTTGGCTGCCAGCTGGACCTGCGTTATGCCGATCTTGAAGCTGTTAACAGGGCAAGGCGGCCATTAGCCAG ACCAATAAAAAGAGGAGACATTTTGCCACCAGAAAGGGGAAGAGAAGTTGCAAAGGAACTTGGAATCCCATATTATGAAACTAGTGTGTTTGATCAATTTGGGATAAAGGACGTGTTTGACAATGCAATTAGGGCTGCCTTGATCTCCAGGAGACATCTTCAGTTTTGGAAGTCTCATCTGAAGAGAGTTCAGAGACCTTTACTACAAGCTCCATTTCTCCCCCCTAAATCACCGCCGCCGGTTATAAAGATACCTGAGTCCAACGAGTCTAATATTAATGATGCTGGAGATTTGCTGGACAATCCTTTGTGTGCAGATGTCATGTTTGTCCTTCAGGACCAAAACCAGATCTTCGCTCATAAAATTTACCTCGCTACCTCCTCTTCGAAATTTTATGACCTTTTTTTAATGGAACATGAAGAGTCTCAAAATCCAGTGGAAAGGTTTTGCAAGAAGGAAAAGCCTACAAAGGATTTATTGCTGCGGACATTAAGCCTTGATACAGATGAGGACACCGATGGGGCTTCCTTGAAGCCATCAAATGCCTGTCTTCGAATTTCAAGAAGCGATGATACCTTACTAACTTCAGATTGTGAAGATGAAAGTTGGGTTGCTTTATCGTCTTGGAGCAAAGGCTTTCATAGTATGCACCAAGAAATAATGCTCAACCCAATCTCCAATAGGACTTGTTCGGTAACCGTGGTCCAAATGGACTCCTCTATACAGTATGGGCCTTTTAAAACTGTATTACAGTTTCTATACACAGGACAGCTAGATGAAAATGAAAAAGGTTTGATGCGAGTAGCACAAATTGCAGAAATTCTAGAAGTATTTGATTTACGGATGATGGTAGAGAACATCACAAACAAAGAAGCCTTTATGAACCAGGAGATTACAAAAGCGTTTCACGTCAGGAAAGCAAATCGAATCAAAGAATGTCTCTCTAAGTCAACCTTTTCTG ATGTGACATTTAAATTGGATGATGGAAGCATCAATGCCCATAAGCCGCTTCTAATCTGTAGCTGTGAATGGATGGCTGCAATGTTTGGAGGTTCATTTGTGGAAAGTGCAAATAATgag GTTATCCTACCTAATGTAGGCAAATCTTCGATGCAAGCTGTATTGGATTATCTCTACACCAAGCAGTTGTCGTGCACGTTGGACATGGACCCGCTGGAGCTGATTGCACTGGCAAACAGAATCTGCCTTCCACGTTTGGTGGCTCTCACCG AACAACATGCTGTGCAAGAGCTGACCaaggcggcggtgagcggggtgGATATTGATCAGGAAGTGCTGATCTATCTGGAAATTGCTCAG TTTCACAATGCACATCAGCTGGCGGCCTGGTGCCTGCACCACATTTGTACCAATTATAACAGCGTCTGCTCAAAGTTCAGGAAAGAAATCAAATCCAAATCAACTG